Proteins found in one Ovis aries strain OAR_USU_Benz2616 breed Rambouillet chromosome 19, ARS-UI_Ramb_v3.0, whole genome shotgun sequence genomic segment:
- the ZNF35 gene encoding zinc finger protein 35, protein MTAELREAVALAHWGPVTVKKEEEEEEGFVGQVSSQQIRSENIKVWAPGEDPQTCLPVSEQEEKGQNMFWDVAVVLKPTQEAPAASAPGSSSLPGTLAKSELLDTHGNMACLGAETKNPQLLVPKIEICDEAEKPFIISGRIQKVDPQGPKLGEACENRNMLKRQRIKREQKDFGQVTVKDCHLPENLKEEEDQKCPKSEERYTLSSGSVKNQKSQPGQKPFTCGVCGKGFSQSANLVVHQRIHTGEKPFECHQCGKAFIQSANLVVHQRIHTGQKPYVCSKCGKAFTQSSNLTVHQKIHSLEKTFKCNECEKAFSYSSQLARHQKVHITEKCYECNECGKTFTRSSNLIVHQRIHTGEKPFACNDCGKAFTQSANLIVHQRSHTGEKPYECKECGKAFSCFSHLIVHQRIHTAEKPYDCSECGKAFSQLSCLIVHQRIHSGDLPYVCNECGKAFTCSSYLLIHQRIHNGEKPYTCNECGKSFRQRSSLTVHQRTHTGEKPYECAKCGAAFISNSHLMRHHRTHLVEST, encoded by the exons ATGACTGCAGAATTGAGAGAAGCTGTGGCCCTGGCCCACTGGGGCCCAGTGACAgtgaaaaaagaggaagaagaggaggaaggcttTGTGGGTCAGGTATCCAGCCAACAAATACGCTCTGAAAACATCAAAGTCTGGGcccctggggaagatccccagacaTGCCTCCCTGTGTCAGAACAGGAGGAAAAG GGTCAGAACATGTTCTGGGACGTGGCTGTAGtcctgaaaccaacacaagagGCACCTGCTGCTTCAGCCCCAGGCAGCTCTTCATTACCAGGGACTCTGGCCAAGAGTGagctcctggacactcatgggaaCATGGCCTGTCTAG gtgcTGAAACCAAAAATCCACAGTTATTGGTTCCAAAAATTGAAATATGTGATGAAGCAGAAAAACCCTTCATCATTTCAGGAAGAATCCAGAAAGTTGACCCGCAAGGACCCAAGTTAGGAGAAGCCTGTGAAAATAGGAACATGTTAAAGAGGCAAAGAATAAAGAGGGAGCAGAAAGATTTTGGACAGGTGACAGTGAAGGACTGTCACCTCCCTGAAAACCTCAAAGAAGAGGAAGACCAGAAGTGTCCCAAATCTGAGGAGCGATACACCCTCAGTTCTGGCTCtgttaaaaatcagaaaagcCAGCCTGGGCAGAAACCTTTtacatgtggtgtgtgtgggAAAGGCTTTAGCCAGAGTGCAAACCTTGTGGTGCATCAGCGAATCCACACTGGGGAGAAACCCTTTGAATGTCACCAGTGTGGGAAGGCCTTCATTCAGAGTGCAAACCTTGTTGTGCATCAGCGAATCCACACTGGACAGAAACCCTATGTTTGTTCAaagtgtgggaaagccttcaccCAGAGTTCAAACCTGACTGTACATCAGAAAATCCACTCCTTAGAGAAAACCTTTAAGTGCAACGAATGTGAGAAAGCCTTCAGTTATAGCTCACAGCTTGCCCGGCACCAGAAAGTCCACATCACAGAAAAATGCTATGAATGTAACGAGTGTGGGAAAACATTTACTCGGAGCTCCAACCTGATTGTTCACCAGAGAATCCACACCGGGGAGAAGCCGTTTGCCTGTAATGACTGTGGCAAAGCCTTCACCCAGAGCGCCAATCTTATCGTGCATCAGCGAAGCCATACTGGGGAGAAGCCATATGAGTGCAAAGAGTGTGGAAAAGCCTTCAGTTGTTTTTCACACCTCATCGTGCACCAGAGAATTCACACCGCAGAGAAACCTTATGACTGCAGCGAGTGTGGAAAGGCCTTCAGTCAGCTCTCATGCCTTATTGTGCACCAGAGAATTCATAGCGGGGACCTTCCGTACGTGTGCAATGAGTGTGGGAAGGCCTTCACGTGCAGCTCGTACCTGCTTATTCATCAGAGGATCCATAATGGGGAGAAGCCATACACATGCAATGAGTGTGGCAAGTCATTCCGGCAGAGGTCGAGCCTCACGGTGCACCAGAGAACCCACACGGGGGAGAAGCCCTATGAGTGTGCCAAGTGCGGTGCAGCCTTCATCTCCAACTCACACCTCATGCGCCACCACAGAACCCACCTCGTGGAGAGCACATAG